AACGTACCTAATATTTCGAAATCAAAGCAGCATGAAGAAAAGTAGGTGTATTTGGTTCTGTCTACAATATACAAAGTTTGCAATCTACATTGAATACATGAAGTCAGATCGAAACTTGGTGTCGGAAATTATTGATATGATTTTTCTTCAATACGCAAAAGGCTTGCGTATCTTTGTATTAAGAATGAGATTGTTTTTACATTGAAGTGCTAGGGTGGCTTTAATTTCTAAAGATCATTACTCGGCTTGGAGTTCCCGGCTTTAATTTCTAAAGATCATTACCCTAGCAGCCGGATCGATACAAAGGAGATTACTCGCGTATTAAACTACTCAGCTTGGAGTTCCCGGCTTCAATCCACGGGTCCGCCTCAATCTTGATCCTCTGAAGGAGCTGATGGACAGCAGTGTTTGCGCCGCGGAAGCAAATGATTGATATGGAAAAACAGATTTAGGCCTGTTCGTTTCGAGCGGAACGGAGCGCTGGAACCGATCCGGGCTGAAAGACACCTGTATTTTATACCCGTCAACCATCACCGGGAAACGTTTCGGCTGGAAATCAGCCTAAAGGAACGGGCCCTTAGCGAATGCAGCCGGATCTGAAAGCATTGAAATATAAGTGATGGATCAAAATCTAGGCAGGCAAGGTAGCAAATGCTCAGCGTTTCCATCACCGAAAGCACGTTCgacgccatgttcgcttggcttataagccgtactttttcagccaacgaacagtagaCAGAGCACGAATCCAGACGCACCTAAACtctgcaagcagcatatatgcatTCGAACCACAATTGCAATTGCAACCCGGTCTGCCTAATCTGCCTGCTGCAAACATGCAATTGTATCGCCATTATCCACGGGCCACGGGGCAGGACAGGACGGCTCCATCCACGTGGTGCGGCACCAAACAATCAGCCCGGCACGTCGCCCGCTAGCTAGCCAGAGTGCCAGACCCAGCCACAGCCTCCAACCAGCCAGGCAGGCAAAGGCAGCAGAGCCAACCACCCCGACGCCGGCCGAACCGATGGATTCCGATTCCACCCCTCGGCGCTGCTGTGCATTTGACCCCGCAGCGGCACCGCCCAGCCAGAACCCGCAAAACCGACGCGAATGTAGCGCAGTCAGGACACCGCAGAGACACGCATCGTGCCGAGCCGAGACGAGAACGAGACGCGACGGCTGTTGCTGCCGTCCCGTGGTCTCCGCGGCCTGCAGCCAGCTCAGAGCTCACGCACGCGCGCGCGCCGAACCCGGCCCTCGCCCAAAAAAACCaaaaatcatgccaaactaactccctgccaccaccacccctcgttcacctcctcttcctcctccaatTCTCCCCCAATTCCCACCCTGCGGAGGAGGCAGGGAGGAAGGCCGGACCGAACAGCCCGCCCACCGCCGGCTGCGGGATTGGGGACAGGGCCTGGGGCCGGCCGCCATTCGGTTGCTTGACCGCGCCGCCGACAGCGTCGTCGGCCGGGATGGACGACCTCAAGCAGATCCTGGCGCGGCCGATCCAGCTCGCCGAGCAGGTAATAAAGTGGTCCGATGAGGCCTACACGTTCCGGCAGGAGTGCATGGAGCTCAAGGCCAAGGTCGAGCGCCTCGCCGGGCTGCTCCGCCAGGCCGCGCGCGCCGACCTCTACGAGCGCCCCGCGCGCCGCATCTTCGACGACACCGAGAAGGCGCTCGACAAGGCGCTGGCCCTCGTCGACAAGTGCCGCGCCCACGGCCTCGTCCGCCGCGTCTTCACCATCATCCCCGCGGGCTCCTTCAAGAAGATGACCAACCAGCTCGACAACTCCGTCGGCGACCTCTCCTGGCTCCTCCGCGTCTCCTCGTCGGCCAAAGACGACGACGACTTCGACGCCCACATCGGGCTCCCGCCCATTGCGCAGAACGAGCCCATCCTCTTCCTCATCTGGGAGCAGATCGCCGTGCTCTACACCGGCAACCTCGAGGCCCGCGCGGACGCCGCCGCCAGCCTCGTCTCGCTGGCGCGCGACAATGACAGGTACTCGAAGCTCATCATAGAGGAGGACGGTGTGCCGCCGCTGCTCAAGCTCGTCAAGGAGGGGCATCTCGAGGGCCAGGAGAACTGCGCGCTCGCCATCGGCCTCCTGGGCCGCGATCCGGAGTGCGTCGAGCAGATGGTCCAGGCCGGGGTGTGCCTGGCCTTCGCCAAGGTGCTCAAGGAGGGTCCCATGAAGGTGCAGGCCATGGTGGCCTGGGCCGTCTCGGAGCTCGCTGCCAACCACCCCAAGTCCCAGGACGCCTTCGCGCTGCACAACGTGATCCGGCTGCTCGTCGGCCACCTCGCTTTCGAGACGGTGCAGGAACACTCCAAGTACGCCATCACGTCCAAGATGTCAATACATTCCGTGCTAATGGACAAAAAGAACAGCATCGGCTCTGCAGTTCAGCCGGACTTATTGGATGCAGGGGAGCATGGCGGCATGAGGTATCCGGCTGGACACGCTTCCCAGAGCAAGAATGAGATCCACAGTTTGGTGCAGTCCACCATGGCTGCCAAGTCTAATGGAGGCAGTGGTAAGCACAACATATCCGGCAGTGGTAAGCA
Above is a genomic segment from Miscanthus floridulus cultivar M001 chromosome 3, ASM1932011v1, whole genome shotgun sequence containing:
- the LOC136546656 gene encoding uncharacterized protein; translation: MDDLKQILARPIQLAEQVIKWSDEAYTFRQECMELKAKVERLAGLLRQAARADLYERPARRIFDDTEKALDKALALVDKCRAHGLVRRVFTIIPAGSFKKMTNQLDNSVGDLSWLLRVSSSAKDDDDFDAHIGLPPIAQNEPILFLIWEQIAVLYTGNLEARADAAASLVSLARDNDRYSKLIIEEDGVPPLLKLVKEGHLEGQENCALAIGLLGRDPECVEQMVQAGVCLAFAKVLKEGPMKVQAMVAWAVSELAANHPKSQDAFALHNVIRLLVGHLAFETVQEHSKYAITSKMSIHSVLMDKKNSIGSAVQPDLLDAGEHGGMRYPAGHASQSKNEIHSLVQSTMAAKSNGGSGKHNISGSGKHNIPSNGGGVVATKQHNASLSGTSTRGREFEDPETKAYMKANAAKALWQLAKGNAAICKNITESRALLCFAVLLEKGEGDVQYNSAMALMEICCVAEQNSDLRRSAFKPTSPAARAVVDQLLRVVEKAEYDDLLIPCIISLGCLSRTFRATETRIIGPLVKLLDEREADVSREAAIALTKFACTDNYLHVDHSKAIISAGGAKHLVQLVYFSEQVVQIASLTLVCYIAHNVPDSEELAQAEILTVLEWASKQAYMMQDPVIDNLLPEAKIRLELYQSRGAKGYH